In Xanthomonas sacchari, a genomic segment contains:
- a CDS encoding N-acetylmuramoyl-L-alanine amidase has protein sequence MTRVPVPSLSAARRLLLLGTLALLGACAHAPPRNPLATWVPSPNYDARRPILIVIHYTDQHSVQQSLDTLRSHNSKGKVSAHYLIGRDGTRYQLVADQDRAWHGGAGRWGTITDINSASIGIELDNDGKTPFAQEQIASLLVLLEDLCTRLRIPRTQVVGHEDFAPSRKVDPGPLFPWKQLAEAGFGRWPVADTPPAPPGFDPWQALALIGYPVDDRAATLRAFHHHYRGNEATAFDAEDLRILYALTQPLLARPQPAPAMEPDAP, from the coding sequence ATGACCCGCGTCCCCGTGCCGTCCCTGTCCGCCGCGCGCCGCCTGCTGCTGCTGGGCACGCTGGCGTTGCTCGGGGCCTGCGCGCACGCACCGCCGCGCAATCCGCTGGCCACCTGGGTGCCGTCGCCGAACTACGACGCACGCCGGCCGATCCTGATCGTCATCCACTACACCGACCAGCACTCGGTGCAGCAGAGCCTGGACACGCTGCGCTCGCACAACAGCAAGGGCAAGGTCAGCGCGCACTACCTGATCGGCCGCGACGGCACGCGCTACCAGCTGGTCGCCGACCAGGACCGCGCCTGGCATGGCGGCGCCGGGCGCTGGGGCACCATCACCGACATCAACTCCGCCTCGATCGGCATCGAGCTGGACAACGACGGCAAGACCCCGTTCGCGCAGGAACAGATCGCCAGCCTGCTGGTGCTGCTCGAGGACCTGTGCACGCGGCTGCGCATCCCGCGCACCCAGGTGGTCGGGCACGAGGACTTCGCGCCCTCGCGCAAGGTCGACCCGGGCCCGCTGTTCCCGTGGAAGCAACTGGCCGAGGCCGGCTTCGGCCGCTGGCCGGTCGCCGACACGCCGCCGGCCCCGCCCGGCTTCGATCCGTGGCAGGCGCTGGCGCTGATCGGCTACCCGGTCGACGACCGCGCCGCGACCCTGCGCGCCTTCCACCACCACTACCGCGGCAACGAGGCCACCGCCTTCGATGCCGAAGACCTGCGCATCCTGTACGCGCTGACCCAGCCGCTGCTGGCGCGCCCGCAGCCGGCGCCGGCAATGGAGCCGGACGCGCCCTGA
- a CDS encoding TonB-dependent receptor plug domain-containing protein gives MPIRIVRRPVSLRPVRVALASLTALAVALPALAQEQAATPRDLDAVLVTGSRIARAQVEGPAPVTVITAEDIRKQGFGTVWESLGTLTQFSGSTFNESDQTGSSPNGQYLNLRGLGPGYQLILLNGKRMADYPQSYGANGTAVSLGSIPAAAVERIEVMSGGASAIYGSDAVAGVVNIITKRDFQGDSLRVRAGTTTRGGGDTGQLQWTGGRRGDGWSFTYAFERLDREPIVARQRDFMDSYDDHPANKADPSSPNVSISGVYLRRGSTYLWPQAGTLSTSPQALAAACVATNPAFRPYRTSDSLPAPNRCGAFDYYAGRSVQNGYGKTSAYLAGDAELGHDVVAYAQLLANRAQDKSSSQTHYYIGEGAFTTYDPDLGLVTAQRIFLPDEVGGIKTIDYDERSWNLNTGVRGKALGGRFDWDASVSLSRYDITTRRPRFLTNAVRDYYFGPVLGYRPDGTEIRRVRPDRLFAPGSPALYQQLTTEVVSRGESATDQAQFVVSGDLFAVPAGMVQIATVLEAARQTYDLQPDPRTTVDYTGSERIYNLTQTPGGGPRKRYAAGLELRVPIASRLSATLAARYDAYDDITAVDGAATWQAGLEWRPFDSLLLRGSHATSFRAPDLLWIYAGTSANNPTVVDEYLCRRDGLDPLSAACASAHEYQTFSTQASNPLLREETGKSTTLGAVWDVLPALSLSLDYYRIELKGRVEAISSETLLENNANCLLGRDRAGAAVDTASAACRFYQDAVTRSPGTDLTSEGQITAFRTFPINQSLMRTDGVDASLRYDLDLGAWGTLGLQGGLTRVLRMEVAQFAGARPVDVMNDVDYLAFRTRSNWRANWSRGDWSASVYGYRYGSRPDYAERGRVAPYLVWNADIAKQITDKASVGLSVLNVFDALHPRDDTYTAWPYFPRVYSAIGRQWYVNFNYRF, from the coding sequence GTGCCCATTCGAATCGTTCGTCGTCCCGTTTCCTTGCGGCCCGTGCGCGTGGCGCTGGCGTCGTTGACGGCGCTGGCTGTGGCCTTGCCGGCGTTGGCGCAGGAACAGGCGGCGACGCCGCGCGATCTCGACGCCGTGCTGGTCACTGGCTCGCGCATCGCCCGCGCGCAGGTGGAAGGCCCGGCGCCGGTCACCGTCATCACCGCCGAGGACATCCGCAAGCAGGGCTTCGGCACGGTGTGGGAATCGCTGGGCACGCTGACCCAGTTCAGCGGCAGCACCTTCAACGAGAGCGACCAGACCGGCAGTTCGCCCAACGGCCAGTACCTCAATCTGCGCGGGCTGGGGCCGGGCTACCAACTGATCCTGCTCAACGGCAAGCGCATGGCCGACTACCCGCAGTCCTACGGCGCCAACGGCACCGCGGTCAGCCTGGGCAGCATTCCGGCCGCGGCGGTGGAGCGCATCGAGGTGATGAGCGGCGGCGCCTCGGCCATCTACGGCTCCGACGCGGTCGCCGGCGTGGTCAACATCATCACCAAGCGCGATTTCCAGGGCGACAGCCTGCGCGTGCGCGCCGGCACCACCACCCGCGGCGGCGGCGACACCGGCCAACTGCAGTGGACCGGCGGGCGCCGCGGCGATGGCTGGAGTTTCACCTACGCGTTCGAGCGGCTGGACCGCGAACCCATCGTCGCCCGCCAGCGCGATTTCATGGATTCCTACGACGACCATCCGGCCAACAAGGCCGACCCCAGCTCGCCCAACGTGTCCATTTCCGGCGTGTACCTGCGCCGCGGCAGCACCTATCTGTGGCCGCAGGCGGGCACGTTGTCGACCTCGCCGCAGGCGCTGGCGGCGGCCTGCGTCGCGACCAATCCCGCGTTCCGTCCGTACCGCACCAGCGACAGCCTGCCCGCGCCCAACCGCTGCGGCGCGTTCGACTACTACGCCGGGCGCTCGGTGCAGAACGGCTACGGCAAGACCTCGGCCTATCTGGCCGGCGATGCCGAGCTCGGCCACGACGTGGTCGCCTACGCGCAACTGCTGGCCAATCGCGCGCAGGACAAGAGTTCCAGCCAGACCCACTACTACATCGGCGAAGGCGCGTTCACCACCTACGATCCGGACCTGGGGCTGGTCACCGCGCAGCGCATCTTCCTTCCGGACGAGGTCGGCGGCATCAAGACCATCGACTACGACGAGCGCAGCTGGAACCTTAACACCGGCGTGCGCGGCAAGGCGCTGGGTGGACGCTTCGACTGGGATGCCAGCGTGTCGCTGTCGCGCTACGACATCACCACGCGGCGCCCGCGCTTCCTCACCAACGCGGTGCGCGATTACTACTTCGGGCCTGTGCTGGGCTATCGGCCGGACGGCACCGAGATCCGCCGCGTGCGCCCGGACCGCCTGTTCGCGCCCGGCAGCCCGGCGCTGTACCAGCAGCTCACCACCGAGGTGGTCAGCCGCGGCGAATCGGCTACCGACCAGGCCCAGTTCGTGGTCAGCGGCGACCTGTTCGCGGTCCCGGCGGGCATGGTGCAGATCGCCACCGTGCTGGAAGCGGCGCGGCAGACCTACGACCTGCAGCCCGATCCGCGCACCACCGTCGACTACACCGGCAGCGAGCGCATCTACAACCTCACCCAGACCCCCGGCGGCGGACCGCGCAAGCGCTACGCCGCCGGCCTGGAACTGCGCGTGCCGATCGCCAGCCGGCTCAGCGCGACCCTGGCCGCGCGCTACGACGCCTACGACGACATCACCGCGGTCGATGGCGCGGCGACGTGGCAGGCCGGGCTGGAATGGCGTCCGTTCGACAGCCTGCTGCTGCGCGGCAGCCATGCCACCAGCTTCCGCGCGCCGGACCTGCTGTGGATCTACGCCGGCACCAGCGCCAACAACCCCACCGTGGTCGACGAATACCTGTGCCGCCGCGACGGCCTGGATCCGCTGTCGGCGGCCTGCGCGAGCGCGCACGAGTACCAGACCTTCTCCACCCAGGCCTCCAATCCGCTGCTGCGCGAGGAGACCGGCAAGTCGACCACGCTCGGCGCGGTGTGGGACGTGCTGCCGGCGCTGTCGCTGAGCCTGGATTACTACCGCATCGAACTCAAGGGCCGGGTCGAAGCCATTTCCAGCGAAACCCTGCTGGAGAACAACGCCAACTGCCTGCTCGGCCGCGACCGCGCCGGCGCCGCGGTGGACACCGCCTCGGCGGCCTGCCGCTTCTACCAGGACGCGGTCACGCGCAGTCCCGGCACCGACCTGACCAGCGAAGGCCAGATCACCGCGTTCAGGACCTTCCCGATCAACCAGTCGCTGATGCGCACCGACGGCGTCGACGCCAGCCTGCGCTACGACCTCGACCTCGGCGCCTGGGGCACGCTCGGCCTGCAGGGTGGCCTGACCCGGGTGCTGCGGATGGAGGTGGCGCAGTTCGCCGGCGCGCGGCCGGTGGACGTGATGAACGACGTCGACTACCTGGCGTTCCGCACGCGCAGCAACTGGCGCGCGAACTGGAGCCGCGGCGACTGGTCGGCCAGCGTGTACGGCTATCGCTATGGTTCGCGGCCCGACTACGCCGAACGCGGCCGGGTCGCGCCCTACCTGGTGTGGAACGCCGACATCGCCAAGCAGATCACCGACAAGGCCAGCGTCGGCCTGAGCGTGCTCAACGTGTTCGATGCGCTGCACCCGCGCGACGACACCTACACCGCCTGGCCGTACTTCCCGCGGGTGTACAGCGCGATCGGCCGGCAGTGGTACGTCAACTTCAACTACCGCTTCTGA